From the Simplicispira suum genome, the window GTCGCGTATTGTGGCTGGGGGCAAGCTGGAGAATATTTACCGGCTCCAGGTCATGAATGCCACCGAAACCACGCACCGTTATCGCATCAGTGCGTCGGGCCTGGACGGCTTGGAACTGGTGTCCGAGCCAGAGTTCGAAATTGAGGCAGCGCAGTCGCGCTGGGTTCCGGTGAATCTGCGCATTCCTTACGGCTCGGCGGAGCCGGGCTCGCATCCGGTGCAATTCGAGATTCAAGCGGTTGGCACAGATGCCAAGGTGCGCGAGAAATCGGTGTTTCTGGTGCCACGCTGAGCGACAGTACGATGACTGTGCATGTATTCGCCGCCATTTTTTTGAATCATTTGAATGAACAATTCGCCCATGTCTGATGCCGTACCGCCGAAACCGTGGTGGAAGTTTGGCTTTGTCTGGCTCGTCATCGGCGGACCTGCCGTGGTGGTGGTCGCGTCGTTCGTGACCTTGTGGTTGGCGATTCGCACCCCCGATCCAGTGATCGACGAGAATTATTATCAGAACGGCATTGCCATCAACAAAACCCTTGAGGCGCAGGATCGAAATTTGGCGCCTGCGATAAAGGCTCGCAACCATGCGGCGACGCCAGATGGTCAAGCGCCGCGCTGATTTGTTCAATAACCATGAAGATTCTCAAGGAAGCATGCCGATGTGGACCCAACGCCTGATGTGGATTGCATGGCCCGCCTTTTTAATGGCGGGTGTGCTGGAG encodes:
- a CDS encoding FixH family protein — encoded protein: MNNSPMSDAVPPKPWWKFGFVWLVIGGPAVVVVASFVTLWLAIRTPDPVIDENYYQNGIAINKTLEAQDRNLAPAIKARNHAATPDGQAPR